Proteins from a single region of Actinomycetes bacterium:
- a CDS encoding zinc ribbon domain-containing protein, which produces MPVYEYACRACGAVEEHLQPMGSGAPGPCQACGGELRRRFSRVAVKYQGWGFTSTDRLVPGDRPKKDFRDLRERAERIADDA; this is translated from the coding sequence ATGCCAGTGTACGAGTACGCCTGCCGCGCCTGCGGCGCGGTCGAGGAGCACCTGCAGCCCATGGGGAGCGGCGCCCCCGGGCCCTGCCAGGCGTGCGGCGGCGAGCTGCGCAGGCGCTTCTCCCGGGTGGCCGTGAAGTACCAGGGCTGGGGCTTCACCAGCACCGACCGGCTGGTCCCCGGCGACCGGCCCAAGAAGGACTTCCGCGACCTGCGCGAGCGCGCCGAGCGCATCGCCGACGACGCGTAG
- a CDS encoding cell division protein CrgA, producing the protein MPRSRSKRRRYQPPPRPKPKPSAPWVGPTIVICFAVGLTYILLYYMGALPGPVADLNAVNLAIGFTPIVVGLVLATRWT; encoded by the coding sequence ATGCCCAGGTCACGCTCCAAGCGGCGCCGGTACCAACCGCCGCCGCGCCCCAAGCCGAAGCCGTCGGCCCCCTGGGTGGGTCCCACGATCGTCATCTGCTTCGCCGTGGGCCTCACCTACATCCTGTTGTACTACATGGGTGCCTTGCCCGGTCCGGTGGCCGACCTGAACGCCGTCAACCTCGCCATCGGGTTCACGCCCATCGTCGTCGGCCTGGTGTTGGCAACTCGCTGGACCTGA
- a CDS encoding TlpA disulfide reductase family protein codes for MTSCDRTVWARRPLRPPGAGLGAALLALCLLATACTGGPESAASSSGTPGALGSAQLVDRTAEQFGSDLDRLKGRVVVVNFWASWCAPCRAEMPDLERASRELAGEPVTFIGVDSSDERSKAVEALARAGVTYPTVYDRKGIYGGLASRWSVTSLPQTWFVDREGRHAVKIARQVRPGEVRATVDRLLAAP; via the coding sequence ATGACCTCATGCGATCGTACCGTCTGGGCGCGGCGCCCGCTCCGGCCGCCCGGCGCCGGTCTGGGCGCCGCCCTGCTCGCCCTCTGCCTGCTCGCGACCGCCTGCACGGGCGGCCCGGAGTCGGCGGCCAGCTCGTCCGGTACGCCCGGGGCGCTTGGCTCCGCACAGCTCGTGGACCGTACCGCGGAGCAGTTCGGGAGCGACCTCGACCGCCTCAAGGGGCGGGTCGTGGTGGTCAACTTCTGGGCGAGCTGGTGCGCGCCGTGCCGGGCCGAGATGCCCGACCTCGAACGGGCGAGCCGGGAGCTGGCCGGTGAGCCGGTGACCTTCATCGGCGTCGACTCGTCGGACGAGCGGTCCAAGGCGGTCGAGGCCCTCGCCCGGGCGGGGGTCACCTACCCCACCGTCTACGACCGCAAGGGCATCTACGGCGGGCTGGCCTCACGCTGGTCGGTGACCTCCCTGCCGCAGACCTGGTTCGTCGACCGCGAGGGCAGGCACGCGGTCAAGATCGCCAGGCAGGTCCGGCCCGGCGAGGTGCGCGCCACGGTGGACCGGCTGCTCGCTGCGCCGTAG